GTTGTGTGACAGAATTACTTCAAGCGAGTTCGTCGACTTATTTCGGCAGAAGAAACTCGACGAACCACTCCTCATGAACCTGAAGACGACACTGTTGACTTTGTTCGTGGTGCTCAATGATGCAGAGGAGAAGCAACTTGTGAACCCTGCTGTGAGAGAGTGGCTTAACGAGCTCAAGCATGCTGTCTTTGATGCAGAGGACTTACTGGATGAGATCGACACTGAAGCTTTGCGACGCAAGCTGAAAGGTGAGGATCAAACCCACAAATTAACCAATAAGGTGTGGAACTTACTCCCTTCTTCTCGTAATCATTTTTATCAAAGCATGAATGTTAAGATACAAGAGTTGTTGCAAAGATTAGAAAACTTCGTACAACAGAAAATTGCTCTTGGTCTGGGAGAAGTTGCTAGGAGGAAGGTTTCACATAGAACTCCAACAACTTCCTTGGTTCATGAACCTTGTGTATATGGTAGAGATGAAGTCCAAGAAAATTTATCAAAAGTGTTGCTATCTGATGATGCAAGCAAGGATGATGTGTCTGTCCTCACCATTGTTGGAATGGGTGGGGTTGGCAAGACAACCCTTGCTCGAATGCTTTACAACAACAATAAGGTGAAAGGGCATTTTACACTTCAAGCTTGGGCTTGTGTTTCAGAAGACTATAATGCTTTTAGAATAACTAAAACTATTCTTGAGTCAGTCACTTCAAAGCCTTGTAATACGACGGATCTGAATTTGCTTCAAGTTGAATTAAGAGAGCAGTTGAGGGgaaagaaatttttatttgtgttgGATGATCTATGGAATGAAAATTATGGTGATTGGGAGCGCCTCCAAACTCCTTTTAATTCAGGGGCCAGGGGAAGCAAAGTCATTATAACAACACGGAACAAAAATGTAGCATCTTTAATGAAAAATGTTCCCATTCAATTCTTGGAACCATTGTCGCATGAAGATTGCTGGTTGTTACTTGCGAAACATGCGTTTGGAAATGTAAACTGTAGTGAACATCCAAGCTTGGAAGAAATCGGCATGAAAATTGCACGCAAGTGCAAAGGGTTGCCTTTAGCTGCACAAACACTTGGGGGTTTGTTACGTTGCAATATAGATTCTGAGGAGTGGAATAGAATACTAAATAGTAATATTTGGTACCTACCCCATGGTACAACTGACATTCTTCCAGCTCTATGGTTGAGTTATCATTATCTCCCCGCTCAGTTAAAACGatgctttgtttattgttCAGTTTTTCCAAAGGATTATGAGTTTGAAAAGGAAGATGTAGTTCAATTATGGATGGCAGAAGGCTTAGTTACTCAAGTTGATAGTGGGATGATTATGGAATCAATGGCTAGAAAATACTTTGATGAGCTATTATCTCGGTCACTGTTTCAAAAGTCAAGAGAACTCAGTTTCACAATGCATGACCTCATTCATGACTTGGCTATGTTCATCTCTAAGGGGTTTTGCCTTAGGCTGGAAGGGGTGGAATCGCGTGAAGTTAAAAGAGCTCGTCATTTGTCATATGCTAGGGGAGAATTTGATGTTGCTTCAAAATTTGAGCCATTATATGGGGCTAAGTGTTTGAGGACCTTCCTACCTACCtctttaaaacaaaatgaatactATGAAGAATTTTATGTAAGTAAAAAGGTTCTACAACATTTATTGCCATCACTAAGATGTTTACGAGTGCTATCATTGTCACGTTATCAAAATGTCACTGAGTTACCTGATTCTATTGGAAACCTCATTCACTTGCGCTACTTGGATCTTTCCCATACTGCAATTGAAAGGTTACCTGGGGTACTTTGCAATCTCTACAACTTGCAGACGTTACTGTTGTCAAATTGTTCCTCTCTCCTTGAATTGCCTGCAGACATCAGAAAATTGattaatttacaaaaattaaCGTTGGCAAGTTGTAGCTCTCTTACTAAATTGCCTGCAGGAATGGAGGAGTTGATTAATTTGCATCATCTTGATGTCAGTGGAACTAAAATTGAAGAGATGCCTGTGCAAATGGGAAGGCTGAAAAGTTTGAGACAATTGTCTGCTTTTGTTGTGGGCAGATCTGCTGGGTCAAGCATAGGAGAGCTGAGGGAGTTCCCGCAGCTTCAAGGAAAACTTGCAATTTTTAAGCTACAAAATGTAGATGATGCTAGGGATGCATTGCAAGCCAATTTGAAGGACAAGAAAGATCTCAAGGAGTTAGAGTTGGCATGGGGTGCAGAGGATGCTGATGATTCCCAAAAGGAGAAAGATGTACTTGACAAGCTCCATCCTTGCATGAATATAGAGACACTAACCATTCGATTCTATGGTGGAACCAACTTCCCGAATTGGTTAGGAGACTCGTCCTTCTCTAATTTACAAGTCATGCATCTGAGTGATTGTAGTTATTGTTGGTCACTGCCACCAGTTGGGCGTCTACCCTATCTCAAAGAGCTCTATATAGAAAGAATGAAGTCTGTTAAGATGATTGGCGTGGAATTCTATGGCAGAAATGGAGCTTCTCTTATTCAGCCATTTCAATCACTGGAGAAGCTAAAGTTTATGGAGATGGCAGAGTGGGAGGAATGGGTACCAAGTGCAAGTGGAGGCGAATATGGTCCAGATTTCCCACGTCTCCTAGAGCTGATTCTAACCAACTGTCCGAAGCTGAGCAGAAGCTTGCCTTGTCATCTGCCTTGCTTGAAGAAGCTTACGGTGTGTGGGTGTGAGGTTTTACATGATGAAGGGGCCAATACTACAACAACCAGTGGTCTTAACTACAGATCTCTTGAAGAGTTGGAAATAGAAGGTGGATGCCAAAAGGGTCTGTTATCATTACTCgtggaaattggaaatttcGTTGACATACAATGCTTGCCCAATCGCAATTGTCTTCAACGTTTGAGTCTCTGGAATTGTCCAACGCTGTCTTCGTTCCCTAAAGATGGGTTACCCACTACATTGACAACACTTTATATAGGGAACTGTAAGAGATTAGAATTCCTACCTGACGAGATGTTGGCCAAATTAACATCGCTCGAATCCTTGTGGATAGGGGAT
Above is a window of Prunus persica cultivar Lovell chromosome G2, Prunus_persica_NCBIv2, whole genome shotgun sequence DNA encoding:
- the LOC18786178 gene encoding putative disease resistance RPP13-like protein 1, with the translated sequence MLFTISKSFHTSCASLATCKILEYFTSSKSLAVCLQRREKMALIGEALISASVQVLCDRITSSEFVDLFRQKKLDEPLLMNLKTTLLTLFVVLNDAEEKQLVNPAVREWLNELKHAVFDAEDLLDEIDTEALRRKLKGEDQTHKLTNKVWNLLPSSRNHFYQSMNVKIQELLQRLENFVQQKIALGLGEVARRKVSHRTPTTSLVHEPCVYGRDEVQENLSKVLLSDDASKDDVSVLTIVGMGGVGKTTLARMLYNNNKVKGHFTLQAWACVSEDYNAFRITKTILESVTSKPCNTTDLNLLQVELREQLRGKKFLFVLDDLWNENYGDWERLQTPFNSGARGSKVIITTRNKNVASLMKNVPIQFLEPLSHEDCWLLLAKHAFGNVNCSEHPSLEEIGMKIARKCKGLPLAAQTLGGLLRCNIDSEEWNRILNSNIWYLPHGTTDILPALWLSYHYLPAQLKRCFVYCSVFPKDYEFEKEDVVQLWMAEGLVTQVDSGMIMESMARKYFDELLSRSLFQKSRELSFTMHDLIHDLAMFISKGFCLRLEGVESREVKRARHLSYARGEFDVASKFEPLYGAKCLRTFLPTSLKQNEYYEEFYVSKKVLQHLLPSLRCLRVLSLSRYQNVTELPDSIGNLIHLRYLDLSHTAIERLPGVLCNLYNLQTLLLSNCSSLLELPADIRKLINLQKLTLASCSSLTKLPAGMEELINLHHLDVSGTKIEEMPVQMGRLKSLRQLSAFVVGRSAGSSIGELREFPQLQGKLAIFKLQNVDDARDALQANLKDKKDLKELELAWGAEDADDSQKEKDVLDKLHPCMNIETLTIRFYGGTNFPNWLGDSSFSNLQVMHLSDCSYCWSLPPVGRLPYLKELYIERMKSVKMIGVEFYGRNGASLIQPFQSLEKLKFMEMAEWEEWVPSASGGEYGPDFPRLLELILTNCPKLSRSLPCHLPCLKKLTVCGCEVLHDEGANTTTTSGLNYRSLEELEIEGGCQKGLLSLLVEIGNFVDIQCLPNRNCLQRLSLWNCPTLSSFPKDGLPTTLTTLYIGNCKRLEFLPDEMLAKLTSLESLWIGDSCDSLRNFRVSIFPKLKKLDIRGSENLESLSFIEEGVNENLSHLRELFIYDCPNLMCFQCQGGWPTPNLNDFTVAKCKNFKSLPEGIHTLTALRLLQVDDLPNLESFAEGGLPPNIRDLCTRSCERLRAPVVKYWGLEGLVSLKSVIIGGSILETLLKEHLLPTTLRTLIISGCDSILVLPGEGEGLRHLTSLQLLQIDACENLQFLPGEGLQHLTSLQELYITSCHSIQFLPEEGLPLSLSLLSIRNCSTLEKRYQNKTGNDWIKISHIPCIRVNGQVIII